One window from the genome of Candidatus Didemnitutus sp. encodes:
- a CDS encoding TonB-dependent receptor, whose translation MTSRHLLRLLCTVLLAGAALAGLHAGTISGRVTDGYTKLALGGARVTAGGVETYSETTGEFTLTGVPAGRQLVEVNYVGYAPLQLSLEVDAAGVTRLDPVFNRDVVKLAQFVITGANVGTARSLNEQRAAETLTNVVAADDIGRFPDQNAAESAQRIPGVALYRDQGEGRFLVVRGIRPDLNGMQLNGVAMTSPDRGARTVPLDVIPSDALGALEVTKVPRPDLDIDGLGGRVNLKTRSPFDADGRQLQLAAQGQWNNLRERLSSKFNGTYSDILNDGKLGFIFSPTWQERRFGSDNIETSGSWAAPAGNTVLALPDINYREYEITRTRYGANAGLEFRPDPSTLFYVRGLYSYFTDRENRYVTTIPFSEASSAVVTSETSATFTSVRRENKQLRNREKQQDLTSYSAGFEKTVADWRLDGRVAFSRGNENRREDTVIFRKSARGTNWTYAFPGLYSPVVTQTAGTDISDPASFNELNRLRSAPAWGSDREQNYAFNARRDFATAAGNRAFAKFGAQLRQKTKAQNREQSNFTAPATFTFASLAEMQGDYAFFRGPRVNAEAFTKQFVENKAAFTETRDVVSSEQEDWSSDEDVLAGYAMGGVTFGDLNVSGGARYERTEFSASGNEQRIVGGVTTFTRANRDRSYNNFLPGVYLRYDLDKQTVLRASWTNSVARPAFSESALIRSVNDDAKTVTESNPGLKALESVNWDASAEHYFHGLGVVSLAGFYKKITNFTYRTSVPNGDAANPTYLLTTYVNGPEGDISGLEAAFTRRLDFLPGELGNVTFMTNYTLTHSSATYLRTATNTFEKAPFIGQSPRNANAALSYEAHGLFVRLSFNYRSSHLREDEAIGDVAANDIYIDNFKQWDLNASYRLSRGWELFGEILNLTNEPFRVAFTPARTRFRQFEEYGWTANFGVRWKL comes from the coding sequence ATGACCTCACGCCACCTCCTCCGTCTCCTTTGCACCGTGCTCCTGGCCGGCGCCGCTCTCGCCGGCCTGCACGCCGGCACCATCAGCGGCCGCGTCACCGACGGTTACACCAAGCTCGCCCTCGGTGGCGCGCGTGTGACCGCCGGCGGCGTCGAAACCTACTCGGAAACGACCGGCGAGTTCACGCTGACTGGCGTGCCGGCCGGCCGGCAACTGGTTGAGGTGAACTACGTCGGCTACGCGCCGCTCCAGCTCTCGCTCGAGGTCGACGCCGCCGGCGTCACGCGCCTCGACCCGGTCTTCAACCGCGACGTGGTGAAGCTCGCGCAGTTCGTCATCACCGGCGCCAACGTCGGCACCGCCCGCTCGCTCAACGAGCAGCGTGCGGCCGAGACGCTGACCAACGTCGTCGCCGCCGACGACATCGGCCGCTTCCCCGACCAGAACGCCGCCGAGTCCGCGCAGCGCATCCCGGGCGTCGCGCTCTACCGCGACCAGGGCGAGGGCCGCTTCCTTGTCGTGCGCGGCATCCGGCCCGACCTGAACGGCATGCAGCTCAACGGCGTCGCCATGACCTCGCCCGACCGCGGCGCGCGCACCGTGCCGCTCGACGTCATCCCGTCCGACGCCCTCGGCGCGCTCGAGGTCACGAAGGTGCCGCGCCCCGACCTCGACATCGACGGCCTCGGCGGCCGCGTGAACCTGAAGACGCGCAGCCCCTTCGACGCCGACGGCCGCCAGCTCCAGCTCGCCGCCCAGGGCCAGTGGAACAACCTCCGCGAGCGCCTGAGCAGCAAGTTCAACGGCACCTACTCCGACATCCTCAACGACGGGAAGCTCGGCTTCATCTTCTCGCCGACCTGGCAGGAGCGCCGCTTCGGTTCCGACAACATCGAGACCTCGGGCAGCTGGGCCGCGCCGGCCGGCAACACCGTCCTCGCGCTGCCCGACATCAACTACCGCGAATACGAGATCACCCGCACGCGCTACGGCGCCAACGCCGGCCTCGAGTTCCGCCCCGATCCGTCGACGCTCTTCTACGTCCGCGGCCTCTACTCTTATTTCACCGACCGCGAGAACCGCTACGTCACCACCATCCCGTTCTCCGAGGCCTCGAGCGCCGTCGTGACGAGCGAGACGTCCGCGACGTTCACCAGCGTGCGCCGCGAGAACAAGCAGCTCCGCAACCGCGAAAAGCAGCAGGACCTCACGTCCTACTCCGCCGGCTTCGAGAAGACGGTCGCCGACTGGCGCCTCGACGGCCGCGTCGCCTTCAGCCGCGGCAACGAAAACCGCCGCGAGGACACCGTCATCTTCCGCAAGAGCGCGCGCGGCACGAACTGGACCTACGCGTTCCCCGGCCTCTACTCGCCGGTCGTCACGCAGACTGCCGGCACCGATATCAGCGACCCGGCGTCGTTCAACGAGCTCAACCGCCTCCGCTCCGCGCCCGCCTGGGGCTCGGACCGCGAGCAGAACTACGCCTTCAACGCCCGCCGCGACTTCGCCACTGCCGCCGGCAATCGCGCCTTCGCGAAATTCGGCGCGCAGCTCCGCCAGAAGACCAAGGCGCAGAACCGCGAGCAGTCCAACTTCACCGCGCCCGCCACCTTCACGTTTGCCTCGCTCGCCGAGATGCAGGGCGACTACGCTTTCTTCCGCGGCCCGCGCGTCAACGCCGAGGCCTTCACGAAGCAATTCGTCGAGAACAAGGCCGCCTTCACCGAGACGCGCGACGTGGTGTCGAGCGAGCAGGAGGACTGGAGCTCGGACGAGGACGTGCTCGCCGGCTACGCCATGGGCGGCGTGACCTTCGGCGACCTCAACGTCTCCGGCGGCGCCCGCTACGAGCGCACGGAATTCTCCGCCAGCGGCAACGAGCAGCGCATCGTCGGCGGCGTCACCACCTTCACCCGCGCCAACCGCGACCGCAGCTACAACAACTTCCTCCCCGGCGTCTACCTGCGCTACGACCTCGACAAGCAGACCGTCCTCCGTGCCTCGTGGACCAACAGCGTCGCGCGCCCCGCGTTCTCGGAGAGCGCGCTCATCCGCTCGGTCAACGACGACGCCAAGACCGTCACCGAGAGCAACCCCGGCTTGAAGGCCCTCGAGTCCGTCAACTGGGATGCGTCGGCCGAACACTACTTCCACGGCCTCGGCGTCGTCTCGCTCGCCGGCTTCTACAAGAAGATCACGAACTTCACCTACCGCACTTCCGTGCCGAACGGCGACGCCGCAAATCCCACTTACCTGCTCACCACCTACGTCAACGGCCCGGAGGGCGACATCAGCGGCCTCGAGGCCGCGTTCACCCGCCGCCTCGACTTCCTCCCCGGCGAACTGGGCAACGTGACGTTCATGACGAACTACACGCTCACGCACAGCAGCGCGACCTACCTGCGCACCGCGACGAACACCTTCGAGAAGGCACCGTTCATCGGCCAGTCGCCGCGCAACGCCAACGCCGCGCTCAGCTACGAGGCGCACGGCCTCTTCGTGCGTCTCTCGTTCAACTACCGCAGCTCGCATCTGCGCGAAGACGAGGCCATCGGCGACGTCGCGGCGAACGACATCTACATCGACAACTTCAAACAATGGGACCTCAACGCCAGCTACCGCCTCAGCCGCGGCTGGGAGCTGTTCGGCGAGATCCTCAACCTCACCAACGAGCCCTTCCGCGTCGCCTTCACGCCCGCCCGCACCCGTTTCCGCCAGTTCGAGGAATACGGCTGGACCGCCAACTTCGGCGTCCGCTGGAAACTCTGA
- a CDS encoding RNA methyltransferase, whose amino-acid sequence MPLTKAEIARLRSLQDKKHRESLGLFVVEGEKVIGELLAAKFPFVEVYATDAWRAPVDFTPISPTEMERLSHYPTPSTVLAVGKIVRQPLAPGALDRGLTLALDGIQDPGNVGTLLRIADWFAFDRVVLSPDCADLFSQKVINASMGSFARVAAHTALLADALAGCGAPVLGCDLVGDDVHALPPLREAVVVIGSEGRGLSPAVAARVTRRVTIPKFGGAESLNAGVAAAIVCDNLRRIARG is encoded by the coding sequence ATGCCGCTCACCAAGGCCGAGATCGCCCGCCTCCGCTCGCTGCAGGACAAGAAGCACCGCGAGTCGCTCGGGCTGTTCGTCGTCGAGGGAGAGAAGGTCATCGGCGAGCTGCTCGCGGCGAAATTTCCCTTCGTGGAAGTCTACGCTACCGACGCGTGGCGCGCTCCGGTGGACTTCACGCCCATCTCGCCCACCGAGATGGAGCGCCTCAGCCATTATCCGACGCCTTCGACCGTGCTCGCCGTCGGAAAGATCGTCCGTCAGCCGCTCGCGCCCGGCGCGCTCGACCGGGGCCTGACGCTCGCGCTCGACGGCATCCAGGACCCCGGCAACGTCGGCACGCTCCTGCGCATCGCCGACTGGTTCGCCTTCGACCGCGTCGTGCTCTCGCCCGACTGTGCCGACCTTTTCTCGCAGAAGGTCATCAACGCCAGCATGGGCTCGTTCGCCCGCGTCGCTGCGCACACCGCGCTGCTCGCCGACGCGCTCGCCGGCTGTGGCGCTCCGGTGCTTGGCTGCGATCTCGTCGGCGACGACGTCCACGCATTGCCGCCGCTGCGCGAAGCCGTCGTGGTCATCGGCAGCGAAGGCCGCGGGCTCTCTCCCGCCGTGGCCGCGCGCGTGACCCGGCGCGTGACGATTCCGAAGTTCGGCGGCGCCGAGTCGCTCAACGCCGGCGTCGCCGCCGCGATCGTGTGCGACAACTTGCGCCGCATCGCTCGCGGCTGA
- a CDS encoding efflux RND transporter permease subunit: MIDRILNFSLRQRVFVLLGALALLGAGIWAAFHLPVDATPDITNVQVQVNTEVKGLAPEEIEKLVTFPLEMEMSGVPGMTELRSLSKTGLSQLTLVFADGADIYRARQLVSERLQSAAEELPAGLSPKLAPITTGLGEIFYYVVDYAPDAANKPATRAEQLIELKLLHDFVVKPALRTVPGIAEVNASGGYEKQIVVLPRPDALLATGITFNDLADVIAENVENAGGGAVQIGGEQIAIRADSRVQTAAEIANLPLKFRGAAAAPLLVRDVAEVGIGSSLRTGSATHNGREAVLGAALMLSGENSRIVARRVAEKLAEIKPRLPAGVTLETVYDRTDLVDRTIATVEKNLFEGAIFVVVVLLALLGNWRAALIVSLAIPLSFLFAITGMVRFGVSGNLMSLGAVDFGLIIDGAVVMVENIVRRLGERQHNAGRLLNFSERLETVLAAAKEVGRPTFFGVFIITIVYVPILTLTGIEGKMFQPMALTVIFALVGALVLALTLMPVLCAYLLRGRIAEHDNFAIRGAKAVYRPVLTFALRARWFVAGGALALFALAVVVFTRLGAEFVPQLDEGSFAAHMIRTTSIGLDAAVTMQEQTEQVLRVKFPQITHTFSRIGTAEVATDPMGVNVADTYIFYRPLSEWPKDEHGHTPTKDEIATRMALELGKRFPAQAYLFSQPIEMRFNEILEGTRADIAVKVFGEDYAEIERIASEAREILERVPGAADVEFDALGKAPMLEIKLRRDAMTRYNVHASEVNATVSAALAGHESGVIVDGNRRYPIVVRLPEHLRAAFDELKHLPLRSLHEEGVITLGQVADFVVNEKVNTIARESGQRRAAIMVNLRGRDVESFVTEAKAKVAAEIKLPPGYTIEFGGQFKNLQEARARLGVIVPAALAVIFLLIFAAFGSLRQALLIFTGIPLAVTGGVFALWARDLPFSISAGIGFIALSGVAVLNGLMLVSTFNQLREAGRSVRDAVVEGALTRLRPVLMTALVASLGFLPMALASGAGAEVQRPLATVVIGGIVSATFLTLVLLPALYERLERNQDQEPSA; the protein is encoded by the coding sequence ATGATCGACCGCATCTTGAATTTTTCCCTGCGGCAGCGCGTGTTCGTGCTGCTCGGGGCGCTCGCGCTGCTCGGCGCGGGCATCTGGGCCGCATTCCACCTGCCAGTGGACGCCACGCCCGACATCACCAACGTCCAGGTTCAGGTGAACACCGAGGTCAAAGGCCTCGCGCCCGAGGAAATCGAAAAACTCGTCACCTTCCCGCTCGAGATGGAGATGAGCGGCGTGCCCGGCATGACGGAGCTCCGCTCGCTCTCGAAGACCGGCCTCTCGCAGCTCACGCTTGTCTTCGCCGACGGCGCCGACATCTACCGCGCGCGCCAACTCGTCAGCGAGCGCCTGCAAAGCGCCGCCGAGGAACTGCCCGCCGGTCTCTCGCCCAAGCTCGCGCCCATCACGACCGGCCTCGGCGAGATTTTCTACTACGTCGTCGACTACGCGCCCGACGCCGCGAACAAACCCGCCACGCGCGCCGAGCAATTGATAGAGCTGAAACTCCTCCACGATTTCGTGGTGAAGCCCGCGCTTCGCACCGTGCCCGGCATCGCCGAGGTCAACGCCTCCGGCGGCTATGAGAAGCAGATCGTCGTGTTGCCGCGTCCCGACGCGCTGCTCGCCACCGGCATCACGTTCAACGATCTCGCCGACGTGATCGCTGAGAACGTTGAGAACGCCGGCGGCGGTGCCGTGCAGATTGGCGGCGAACAGATCGCGATCCGCGCCGACAGCCGCGTGCAAACCGCGGCCGAGATCGCGAATCTCCCGCTGAAATTCCGCGGCGCCGCCGCCGCGCCGTTGCTCGTGCGCGACGTCGCCGAAGTCGGCATCGGCTCCAGCCTGCGCACCGGCTCCGCCACGCACAACGGCCGCGAAGCCGTGCTCGGCGCCGCGCTCATGCTCTCCGGCGAGAATTCCCGCATCGTCGCCCGGCGCGTCGCGGAGAAGTTGGCGGAAATCAAGCCGCGCCTCCCCGCCGGCGTGACGCTCGAGACCGTCTATGACCGCACCGATCTCGTCGACCGCACCATTGCGACCGTGGAGAAGAATCTCTTCGAGGGTGCGATTTTCGTCGTCGTGGTCTTGCTCGCTCTGCTCGGCAACTGGCGCGCGGCGCTGATTGTGTCGCTCGCGATTCCGCTGTCGTTCCTCTTCGCGATCACCGGCATGGTGCGCTTCGGCGTCTCGGGCAACTTGATGAGCCTCGGCGCCGTGGACTTCGGCCTGATCATCGACGGCGCTGTCGTCATGGTGGAGAACATCGTCCGCCGTCTCGGCGAGCGACAGCACAACGCTGGCCGGCTCCTGAACTTCAGCGAGCGACTCGAGACGGTGCTCGCCGCCGCGAAAGAAGTCGGCCGACCGACCTTCTTCGGCGTGTTCATCATCACGATTGTCTATGTGCCGATCCTCACGCTCACCGGCATCGAGGGGAAAATGTTCCAGCCGATGGCGCTCACAGTGATCTTCGCGCTCGTCGGCGCGCTCGTGCTGGCGCTCACGCTCATGCCCGTGCTCTGCGCCTACCTGCTGCGCGGCCGCATCGCCGAGCACGACAACTTCGCGATTCGCGGTGCCAAGGCCGTTTATCGGCCCGTGCTGACGTTCGCGTTGCGCGCCCGTTGGTTCGTCGCCGGCGGCGCCCTGGCGCTCTTCGCGCTCGCGGTCGTCGTGTTCACCCGACTCGGCGCGGAGTTCGTGCCGCAGCTCGACGAAGGCTCGTTCGCCGCGCACATGATCCGCACAACCAGCATCGGACTCGACGCCGCCGTGACGATGCAGGAACAGACCGAGCAGGTGCTGCGCGTAAAATTTCCGCAGATCACGCACACATTCTCGCGCATCGGCACGGCGGAAGTCGCGACCGACCCGATGGGCGTGAACGTCGCCGACACCTACATTTTCTACCGCCCGCTCAGCGAATGGCCGAAGGACGAACACGGCCACACGCCGACGAAGGACGAAATCGCCACCCGCATGGCGCTCGAGCTGGGCAAGCGCTTCCCGGCGCAGGCGTATCTGTTCTCTCAACCGATCGAGATGCGCTTCAACGAAATCCTCGAAGGCACGCGCGCCGACATCGCAGTGAAGGTCTTCGGCGAAGACTACGCCGAGATCGAACGCATCGCGTCCGAAGCGCGCGAAATCCTCGAGCGTGTGCCCGGCGCCGCCGACGTCGAGTTCGACGCGCTCGGCAAGGCGCCGATGCTGGAGATCAAACTCCGGCGCGACGCCATGACCCGCTACAACGTCCACGCCAGCGAGGTGAACGCGACGGTCTCCGCCGCGCTCGCCGGGCACGAGTCCGGCGTGATCGTCGACGGCAATCGTCGTTACCCGATCGTCGTGCGCTTGCCCGAGCACCTGCGCGCGGCCTTCGACGAGTTGAAGCACCTGCCGCTGCGCTCGCTGCACGAGGAAGGCGTCATCACGCTCGGTCAGGTCGCGGATTTCGTCGTGAACGAGAAGGTGAACACCATCGCGCGCGAGTCGGGCCAGCGCCGCGCCGCGATCATGGTCAACCTGCGTGGGCGCGACGTGGAGAGCTTCGTCACCGAGGCGAAAGCCAAAGTCGCCGCCGAGATAAAGCTGCCGCCGGGCTACACGATCGAGTTCGGCGGGCAGTTCAAGAATCTGCAGGAAGCCCGCGCGCGCCTCGGCGTCATCGTGCCGGCGGCGCTCGCGGTGATCTTCCTGCTGATCTTCGCCGCGTTCGGCAGCCTGCGGCAGGCGCTGCTGATTTTCACCGGCATCCCGCTCGCCGTGACCGGCGGCGTCTTCGCGCTCTGGGCGCGCGACCTGCCGTTTTCGATCTCGGCCGGCATCGGTTTCATCGCGCTCAGCGGCGTGGCGGTGCTCAACGGCCTGATGCTCGTGAGCACCTTCAACCAGCTGCGCGAGGCCGGCCGCAGCGTGCGCGACGCCGTCGTTGAAGGCGCGCTCACGCGGCTGCGCCCGGTGCTGATGACCGCGCTCGTCGCCTCGCTCGGCTTCCTGCCCATGGCGCTGGCGAGCGGCGCGGGCGCCGAAGTGCAGCGACCACTGGCGACCGTCGTCATCGGCGGAATCGTCAGCGCCACGTTCCTCACTCTCGTGCTCCTGCCCGCCCTCTACGAGCGGCTCGAGCGCAACCAAGACCAAGAACCCTCCGCATGA
- a CDS encoding DUF885 domain-containing protein, which produces MRIPTFLLAAALTAASASAAYTPDQIKAESAKANALFERFFDEGVARSPMLATQLGLKTNYDQWDDLSEQKALEDLLLGVQQLAELKRSVDFESLDDQTKTSYRLYVRQAEDALEGWRWRYHSYPLNQMSGLHSGAPAFLINFHRVDTVADARAYIARLRGMTTLLDQLSANVEVRAAKGIMPPKFVYGLVIESCREVIHGAPFDGSAQASALWEDAQAKIGALKDADAATKEKLVADARAALLENVQPAYTKLIALLERHEKIATTDDGVWKLPDGGEYYAFMLRQSTTTHMTPEQVHELGLREVARIHGEMRAIMQRVGFKGDLTAFFAHLRSDDRYYYPTTPEGKAAYMKRANEIIDAMRARLDEFFGVKPKAPLLVKVVEPFREKGSAGAFYEEPAPDGSRPGVYYVNTIDMRGVPIFEMETLAHHEAIPGHHMQIAIAQELDGIPRFRRFGGNTAYAEGWALYAEYFPKEFGFYQDPMMDFGRLYDELLRAVRLVVDTGLHAKHWTREQVMDYFRQNTPNPERDIFTETNRYIVWPGQATAYKVGMLKILELRELAKKELGPKFSLRDYHDLVLKDGALPMDLLEENVRAWIARQK; this is translated from the coding sequence ATGCGAATCCCCACGTTCCTCCTGGCCGCCGCGCTGACCGCCGCGAGCGCGAGCGCCGCCTACACGCCTGACCAGATCAAGGCCGAATCCGCCAAGGCCAACGCGCTGTTCGAGCGCTTCTTCGACGAAGGTGTCGCGCGCAGCCCGATGCTGGCCACGCAGCTCGGCCTCAAGACCAACTACGATCAGTGGGACGACCTCTCGGAGCAGAAGGCGCTGGAGGATCTGTTGCTCGGCGTGCAGCAGCTCGCGGAGCTGAAACGCTCGGTCGATTTCGAGTCGCTCGACGACCAGACCAAGACCAGCTACCGCCTCTACGTGCGGCAGGCGGAGGATGCGCTCGAGGGCTGGCGCTGGCGTTATCACAGCTACCCGCTCAACCAGATGTCCGGCCTGCACTCGGGCGCGCCGGCGTTTCTGATCAATTTCCATCGGGTCGACACCGTCGCCGATGCGCGCGCCTACATCGCGCGCCTGCGCGGCATGACGACGCTCCTCGATCAACTCTCCGCCAACGTCGAGGTGCGTGCGGCCAAGGGCATCATGCCGCCGAAATTCGTCTACGGCCTCGTCATCGAGTCCTGCCGCGAGGTGATCCACGGCGCGCCCTTCGATGGTTCGGCGCAGGCCAGCGCGCTCTGGGAGGACGCGCAGGCGAAAATCGGCGCGCTCAAGGACGCCGACGCCGCGACCAAGGAGAAACTCGTCGCCGACGCGCGCGCCGCGTTGCTCGAAAACGTTCAACCCGCCTACACCAAGCTCATCGCACTGCTCGAGCGGCACGAAAAAATCGCCACGACCGACGACGGCGTGTGGAAGCTGCCCGACGGTGGCGAATACTACGCCTTCATGCTGCGGCAATCGACGACCACGCACATGACGCCCGAGCAAGTGCACGAGCTCGGCCTCCGCGAAGTGGCGCGCATCCACGGCGAGATGCGCGCGATCATGCAGCGCGTCGGCTTCAAGGGAGATTTGACCGCCTTCTTCGCGCATCTCCGCAGTGACGACCGGTATTACTATCCGACCACGCCCGAGGGCAAAGCCGCCTACATGAAGCGCGCCAACGAGATCATCGACGCGATGCGCGCGCGCCTCGACGAGTTCTTCGGCGTGAAACCCAAGGCGCCGCTGCTCGTGAAAGTCGTCGAGCCGTTCCGCGAAAAGGGTTCGGCCGGCGCATTCTACGAGGAGCCCGCGCCCGACGGTTCGCGCCCCGGCGTCTATTACGTCAACACGATCGACATGCGCGGCGTGCCGATCTTCGAGATGGAAACGCTCGCGCACCACGAGGCGATTCCCGGCCACCACATGCAGATCGCCATCGCGCAGGAACTCGATGGCATCCCGCGTTTCCGCCGCTTCGGCGGCAACACCGCCTACGCCGAGGGCTGGGCGCTCTACGCGGAGTATTTCCCCAAGGAATTCGGTTTCTACCAGGACCCGATGATGGACTTCGGCCGCCTCTACGACGAGCTGCTGCGCGCCGTGCGCCTCGTGGTCGACACCGGCCTGCACGCGAAGCACTGGACGCGCGAGCAAGTGATGGACTACTTCCGCCAGAACACGCCGAATCCCGAGCGCGACATCTTCACCGAGACCAACCGCTACATCGTCTGGCCCGGCCAGGCGACCGCCTACAAGGTCGGCATGTTGAAGATCCTCGAGCTGCGCGAACTCGCGAAAAAGGAACTCGGGCCGAAATTCAGCCTGCGCGACTACCACGACCTCGTGCTGAAAGACGGTGCGCTGCCGATGGATCTGCTCGAGGAAAACGTCCGCGCCTGGATCGCACGCCAGAAGTAG
- a CDS encoding TolC family protein, with protein MKTSSLLLALLLASASAHAQSTPPAASSRSTGDLVAEILDHNPELAHYTAEIDAAQAGLTAASSRDNPVLTVETGRKRVHDSAGVLAGEGAVWSASIAQTFDWPGRLALRKAVANRDVALAELGLARFRAALAQRARVLAFSLHAAQERAAATAEVAARYRALRDLFLARDPGGITPLLETRVLEAQELALQRRATDAQLSLHAALAELNQLRGQSADAPLAIADHAERFAAAPEREALLVTARENNFEFRSAKLELEQQGFAVSLAHHERRPSFTVSPYVTQESAGDRERTVGVGLSLPLPVSRRAGATVVAAEARRRQAETAVLVAQRNLEREVLIAAQRYAAKTAEAADWTPDAAKKFREAADLADRHYRLGAVPIATYVELQNSYLEAIDSLCQTRLDALDAAGALELLTGVTLVDAEVRP; from the coding sequence ATGAAAACTTCGTCTCTTCTGCTCGCTCTCCTGCTCGCGTCCGCCTCGGCGCACGCGCAATCCACTCCGCCCGCCGCGTCATCGCGGAGCACCGGCGACCTCGTCGCCGAAATCCTCGACCACAACCCCGAACTCGCGCACTACACCGCCGAGATCGACGCCGCTCAAGCCGGCCTCACCGCCGCCAGCTCGCGCGACAATCCCGTGCTCACCGTCGAAACCGGCCGCAAGCGCGTGCACGACTCTGCCGGCGTGCTCGCGGGCGAAGGCGCGGTGTGGTCCGCGTCCATCGCGCAAACCTTCGACTGGCCCGGCCGCCTCGCGCTCCGCAAGGCCGTCGCCAACCGCGACGTCGCCCTGGCCGAACTCGGCCTCGCGCGCTTCCGCGCCGCACTCGCGCAACGCGCGCGCGTGCTGGCGTTTTCCCTCCACGCCGCGCAGGAGCGCGCCGCCGCCACGGCCGAAGTCGCCGCGCGCTACCGCGCGCTGCGCGACCTCTTCCTCGCCCGCGATCCCGGCGGCATCACGCCGCTGCTGGAGACGCGCGTCCTCGAGGCGCAGGAACTCGCCCTCCAGCGCCGCGCCACCGACGCGCAACTCTCCCTGCACGCCGCGCTCGCCGAGCTGAACCAGCTGCGCGGACAATCCGCGGACGCCCCGCTCGCGATCGCGGATCACGCCGAGCGGTTCGCCGCCGCGCCGGAGCGCGAAGCGCTGCTCGTCACGGCGCGCGAAAACAACTTCGAGTTCCGCTCCGCCAAGCTCGAGCTCGAACAGCAGGGCTTCGCCGTCTCGCTCGCGCACCACGAACGCCGGCCGAGCTTCACCGTCAGCCCCTACGTTACGCAGGAAAGCGCCGGCGACCGCGAGCGCACCGTCGGCGTCGGCCTCTCGCTGCCGCTGCCGGTGAGCCGCCGCGCCGGAGCCACCGTCGTCGCCGCCGAGGCGCGCCGACGCCAGGCCGAAACCGCGGTGCTCGTCGCGCAACGCAACCTCGAGCGCGAGGTCCTCATTGCCGCCCAACGCTACGCCGCCAAGACCGCCGAAGCGGCCGACTGGACGCCCGACGCCGCCAAAAAATTCCGCGAAGCCGCCGACCTCGCCGACCGGCACTACCGTCTCGGCGCCGTGCCGATCGCGACCTACGTCGAACTGCAGAATTCCTACCTCGAGGCGATTGACTCGCTTTGCCAAACGCGCCTCGACGCCCTCGACGCCGCCGGCGCGCTCGAATTGCTGACCGGCGTCACGCTGGTCGACGCGGAGGTGCGTCCATGA